One genomic segment of Pirellulales bacterium includes these proteins:
- a CDS encoding rhomboid family intramembrane serine protease, with protein sequence MFVPLGDDVDTHTLPMAGMALVGANVLIFFAMVGMAIDYSPPIKRARGAAKPHGGLIAATIGFDQAPQTREVIFHYGLTPKDLQKDRFEGLGTYMFVHGGFMHLLGNMIVLWAFVSTLEHALGTWTFLTFYLLWGVLAGLAHAAVHWGSEVPLVGASGAIAGVIGAYWVLAGARTRIRTLVWIIRPHVFMIPAGLFVAFWIYTQIDGVTRSPHSAVGTAWYCHLGGFGAGVVTMLLLRGRTARRLINTRFGTTEFQEPAVRRDPSIAADAAAGTAACPYCGTEVTAETCLAPNLARCPNASCGRLVLLERPLAASSR encoded by the coding sequence ATGTTTGTGCCTCTGGGGGATGACGTCGACACGCATACCTTGCCGATGGCCGGCATGGCGCTCGTCGGCGCCAACGTGCTGATCTTCTTCGCAATGGTCGGCATGGCCATCGACTATTCGCCGCCCATAAAAAGAGCGCGCGGTGCGGCGAAACCCCACGGCGGTTTGATCGCCGCTACCATTGGCTTCGACCAGGCGCCGCAAACCCGCGAGGTCATTTTCCATTACGGCCTCACGCCGAAGGATCTGCAAAAGGATCGCTTCGAGGGATTGGGAACCTACATGTTCGTCCACGGTGGTTTCATGCACCTGTTGGGCAACATGATTGTCCTCTGGGCGTTCGTCAGCACGCTCGAGCATGCCTTGGGGACGTGGACGTTTCTGACCTTCTACCTGTTGTGGGGCGTCCTGGCCGGTCTGGCACATGCCGCCGTGCATTGGGGGAGCGAAGTGCCCTTAGTCGGGGCGAGCGGCGCGATCGCCGGCGTGATCGGCGCCTATTGGGTCCTGGCTGGTGCAAGAACGCGCATTCGCACGCTGGTGTGGATCATCCGCCCGCACGTATTCATGATCCCGGCCGGCCTGTTCGTAGCGTTTTGGATCTATACACAAATCGACGGCGTGACGCGTTCGCCGCACAGCGCGGTGGGAACGGCCTGGTATTGCCATTTAGGAGGTTTCGGGGCCGGGGTCGTGACGATGCTGTTGCTGCGCGGCCGCACGGCGCGGCGATTGATCAACACGCGGTTCGGCACGACCGAGTTCCAGGAGCCCGCCGTGCGCCGCGATCCATCAATCGCCGCTGACGCCGCCGCCGGGACGGCCGCTTGCCCCTACTGCGGCACGGAAGTAACGGCCGAAACCTGCCTGGCGCCGAACCTGGCCCGCTGCCCGAACGCGTCTTGCGGCCGGTTGGTGCTGCTCGAGCGCCCTCTGGCGGCCAGCAGTCGTTAA
- a CDS encoding efflux RND transporter periplasmic adaptor subunit has product MACVGCGANVTADAPGDAPPPDVRIVKPQLRNITRVVGQPSFVESYERTSIFPKLSGYVEKWYVDIGDPVKKNQVLVDLFVPEIEEDYRTKKATVELDKQRVELAKKTVLVAKADVQAADARLTSTRAIWDRYDAQVVRWQSEVERLTDEVNRGVIDEQVLRESENQLKAATAARDASVAEIEKAEADLESKIATLHQDEVAVDVAEADVQVATSDWKRMEAWVGYLKLYAPYDGVVIGRAANTGDFVLPAKGDPTARARSVELSPSGEAAPVYVIDRTDVVRVFVDIPEHDANYVRAGSRATVLVKAFRDQPIAATVTRTSWALNVKSRTLRAEIDLPNVGSEIPTDLPESTRRALSEVRLPKTDTQILPGMYAYGKVIIERPHALALPASAIVYNGERAFCWIYRNGKAMRLEIQLGVREGKWVEVTNHLRLPADDAVQNVSLNGSAGPAGKNPDEAWVPFDGTEEVIVGNLAALSEGGPVTLASLK; this is encoded by the coding sequence ATGGCCTGTGTCGGGTGCGGCGCCAACGTTACGGCGGACGCACCCGGCGACGCGCCGCCGCCGGACGTGCGAATCGTGAAGCCGCAATTGCGCAACATTACGCGCGTGGTCGGTCAGCCAAGCTTTGTCGAATCGTACGAACGCACTTCCATTTTTCCCAAGTTGAGCGGGTACGTCGAGAAGTGGTACGTCGACATCGGCGACCCGGTGAAGAAAAACCAGGTGCTCGTCGACCTTTTCGTTCCCGAGATCGAAGAGGATTACCGCACCAAGAAGGCCACGGTCGAGCTCGATAAGCAGCGCGTGGAGTTGGCGAAAAAAACGGTGCTCGTCGCCAAGGCCGACGTCCAGGCGGCCGACGCACGGCTGACTTCGACGCGCGCGATTTGGGATCGTTACGATGCGCAGGTGGTACGCTGGCAGTCGGAAGTGGAGCGGCTGACGGATGAAGTGAACCGCGGCGTCATCGACGAGCAAGTGCTGCGCGAATCGGAGAATCAGCTGAAGGCCGCCACCGCGGCGCGCGACGCCTCGGTAGCGGAAATCGAGAAGGCCGAAGCGGATCTCGAATCGAAGATCGCCACGCTCCACCAGGACGAAGTTGCCGTCGACGTCGCCGAAGCCGACGTCCAAGTGGCCACGAGCGACTGGAAGCGAATGGAAGCCTGGGTCGGCTACCTGAAGCTCTATGCGCCCTACGACGGGGTGGTCATCGGACGAGCGGCGAACACAGGCGATTTCGTGCTGCCCGCCAAGGGCGACCCGACGGCCCGCGCGCGGTCGGTCGAACTTTCGCCCAGCGGCGAAGCGGCGCCCGTGTACGTGATCGACCGCACGGACGTGGTTCGCGTGTTTGTCGACATCCCCGAGCATGACGCGAATTACGTCCGTGCTGGCAGCCGGGCCACGGTACTGGTCAAGGCTTTCCGCGATCAGCCCATTGCCGCCACCGTCACGCGCACGTCGTGGGCGCTGAACGTCAAAAGCCGCACGCTGCGCGCCGAGATCGACCTGCCGAACGTCGGCAGCGAGATTCCCACGGATTTGCCTGAAAGCACCCGTCGCGCGCTTTCCGAAGTGCGTTTGCCCAAGACTGATACCCAGATCTTGCCCGGCATGTACGCGTACGGCAAAGTCATCATCGAGCGGCCGCACGCCTTGGCGCTGCCGGCTTCGGCCATCGTGTACAACGGCGAACGAGCCTTTTGCTGGATCTATCGGAACGGCAAGGCGATGCGCCTGGAGATCCAGCTGGGCGTGCGAGAGGGCAAGTGGGTCGAGGTGACCAACCACCTCCGGCTGCCGGCCGACGATGCTGTGCAGAACGTCAGCTTGAACGGTTCGGCCGGCCCGGCCGGAAAAAATCCTGACGAAGCCTGGGTCCCCTTCGACGGCACGGAAGAGGTGATCGTCGGCAATCTGGCCGCGCTCTCCGAAGGCGGGCCCGTGACCCTGGCGAGCCTGAAATAG